DNA sequence from the Desulfovibrio sp. genome:
ATGAATACTATCGACGACCTTAGTACCCTGCAGCCTACGGATCTTGATACCGGTGAGGTCTTCAGCGGCAATCCCTCCGGCACCACGGTCAGGGGCTACGCCGTACCTTCGGCCTACACCCCGTCCATTGACCACGACTATATCTTCCATGAGTCCAGCCGCGATGTTGTGGTCTGGTTTCTTAATGCACAGGAACCGCTGTACGTTTTCGGCCCCACAGGCTGCGGTAAAACGACATGCATCAAGCAGCTGGCAGCCAGACTTAACCATCCGGTATTTGAGGTCACCGGACATGGGCGACTGGAGTTTGCCGACCTGGTTGGTCACCTGACAGTCAAAAACAGCAACATGACCTTTGAATACGGCCCGCTTGCGCTTGCCATGCGCTACGGCGCACTTCTGCTGCTGAATGAGATCGACCTGACCTCACCTGAAATAGCCGCAGGCCTGAACAGCGTGCTGGACGGCTCCCCCCTGTGCATAGCGGAAAACGGCGGCGAACTGATTGTGCCGCACCCCATGTTCCGATTTGTGGCTACAGCCAATACCAATGGAGGTGGCGATGACACCGGCCTCTACCAGGGCACCCAGCGGCAGAATCTTGCATGGCTGGACCGCTTTACTATCTGCGAAGTGGGCTACCCTTCTGCCGATGTAGAAAAGAGTCTGCTTACCCGGCGTTTCCCATCGCTGCCCGAATCGTTGTGCGCCACCATGGTGGACTACGCCAATGAAGTTCGCAAGCTGTTCATGGGCGA
Encoded proteins:
- a CDS encoding AAA family ATPase, whose translation is MNTIDDLSTLQPTDLDTGEVFSGNPSGTTVRGYAVPSAYTPSIDHDYIFHESSRDVVVWFLNAQEPLYVFGPTGCGKTTCIKQLAARLNHPVFEVTGHGRLEFADLVGHLTVKNSNMTFEYGPLALAMRYGALLLLNEIDLTSPEIAAGLNSVLDGSPLCIAENGGELIVPHPMFRFVATANTNGGGDDTGLYQGTQRQNLAWLDRFTICEVGYPSADVEKSLLTRRFPSLPESLCATMVDYANEVRKLFMGEASTNNMTNTIEVTFSTRSLLRWGDLTVRFQPLAHQGIQPVTYALDRALAYRASRETRAMLHELAQRMFPQQVEAEGPNATYTNSVK